One genomic segment of Clostridia bacterium includes these proteins:
- a CDS encoding HD domain-containing phosphohydrolase, with product MHKINFKLRILLYFLIVSIIPFVVSWTLIYNTYDRKMQQDFKNFNYMYIKDQLSKIDQLFKQQEIELKSIAQAFSHLDQQKSDLYAFLRDQKSVNQYYMNLNIIMPDGVVYTDELNSKVPDIDYTRLHSYTNAKKAQELVWLEPYTDPISGNQCIGLSIPLLDNKNKASGVLVGNISLNTFKNLLVNAKYMTNTEMFLINPSGYVKFHSGGKYSETVNVKDTSFVLYPAAQAILNLNEGYREFNYLGKDWTCSFSVINASGWRVLSIIDTNELLSKSSTMNQNTNSIILLLGLLCIFTALIASIFLSASITTPLIELRNGVKSIAAGNLDSRIEVNSNDEIREVAGAFNEMAKNLKNTYTDLLMKTDELYSNNDELHSTNIELEASYGQLEATMAQLNESEEKYRTLMDNISDMVLVVNPEDNLVYINSSMEKILGYSESELIGKPIITIVKHKYPGFMEMADPINDYREFEGEFLKKDGSSIKVEGSTKRVVEDEKVIGIQAIVRDVTQKKKMELQLKKKYNELQTLNRISNTLASTMDLNNMLIAVVNQVADITEALVCAIRLISDKTPYMLELKALKGIKSEKYDRRSIDIRGDITEQAIKKKSIIVLDLREDNTPYSYYRELYLKNDARYVVFTPIIVKSEVIGLMSITLEHKPKDELIELISSLSNNIAIAIDNARAYESLKHSYLKTVQSLVSVVEAKDEYTESHSIRVAKYSSFIASEMDFPKSFIEDIWVAGVLHDIGKIGISDSILNKNGMLTEEEYNIIKQHPDIAYKIVSKIGLKDDILMAIKHHHERYDGKGYPDMIDGNEISIMAAIISVADAFDAITSNRPYRKSRSLMQGVSEIGTYRGTQFNPIVVQTFEKMFLLKQAIFEKIYHDEDIEFF from the coding sequence GTGCATAAAATTAATTTTAAGCTAAGAATATTATTGTACTTTTTAATAGTGTCAATAATCCCTTTCGTGGTGTCATGGACTCTTATTTATAATACCTATGATAGAAAAATGCAGCAGGATTTTAAAAATTTCAACTATATGTACATTAAAGACCAATTAAGCAAAATTGATCAGCTTTTTAAGCAGCAAGAGATTGAATTAAAGTCTATTGCACAGGCATTTAGCCACTTGGATCAACAAAAATCCGATTTATATGCTTTCCTGAGGGATCAAAAAAGTGTAAACCAATATTATATGAACCTGAACATAATTATGCCTGATGGTGTGGTTTATACTGATGAACTGAATTCTAAAGTACCTGATATAGACTATACAAGACTTCACAGCTATACTAATGCGAAAAAAGCGCAGGAACTGGTGTGGCTTGAGCCATATACAGACCCGATAAGCGGCAACCAATGTATAGGGTTGTCGATACCTTTGCTGGATAATAAGAATAAAGCATCTGGGGTGCTGGTCGGCAATATATCTTTAAATACTTTCAAAAATCTATTGGTAAATGCAAAATACATGACGAACACTGAAATGTTCTTAATTAATCCTTCGGGCTATGTAAAATTCCACAGCGGGGGTAAGTACAGCGAGACTGTGAATGTAAAGGATACAAGCTTTGTACTTTATCCTGCGGCACAAGCAATTCTAAATCTGAATGAAGGCTACAGGGAGTTCAACTATTTAGGAAAGGACTGGACCTGCAGCTTTTCAGTAATAAATGCAAGCGGATGGAGAGTGCTTTCCATCATAGACACGAATGAGCTTCTAAGTAAATCTAGTACAATGAACCAAAACACAAACAGTATTATTTTACTGCTCGGATTGTTATGCATATTTACAGCTTTAATTGCTTCGATTTTTCTGTCGGCTTCAATAACAACTCCTCTAATAGAATTGAGAAATGGCGTCAAATCAATTGCAGCAGGAAACCTGGACAGTAGAATTGAGGTAAACAGCAATGATGAGATCAGGGAGGTTGCCGGAGCTTTTAATGAAATGGCGAAAAACCTGAAAAATACATATACTGACCTTCTTATGAAAACTGATGAACTTTATTCCAACAATGATGAACTTCATAGTACAAATATAGAATTAGAAGCTTCTTACGGACAGCTGGAAGCAACAATGGCTCAGCTTAATGAGTCGGAAGAAAAGTACAGGACACTGATGGACAATATTTCAGATATGGTATTAGTGGTAAACCCTGAGGACAATCTGGTTTATATAAATAGCAGCATGGAGAAGATATTGGGCTACAGCGAATCAGAGCTTATTGGGAAGCCTATAATAACCATAGTTAAGCATAAATATCCTGGATTTATGGAAATGGCAGATCCCATAAATGATTACAGGGAGTTTGAGGGAGAGTTTTTAAAGAAGGATGGAAGCTCGATAAAGGTTGAAGGCAGCACTAAGAGAGTAGTTGAGGATGAAAAGGTAATAGGCATACAGGCTATTGTAAGAGATGTAACACAAAAGAAGAAAATGGAGCTTCAGCTTAAAAAGAAATACAACGAGCTTCAGACCTTGAACAGGATAAGCAATACCTTGGCCTCTACCATGGATTTGAATAATATGCTCATAGCAGTTGTCAACCAGGTAGCTGATATAACTGAAGCCTTGGTTTGTGCAATAAGACTTATAAGTGACAAAACTCCGTACATGCTGGAGCTGAAGGCACTCAAGGGAATAAAATCAGAAAAGTACGATAGACGCAGTATTGATATAAGGGGGGATATAACCGAGCAGGCAATCAAGAAAAAAAGTATTATAGTACTGGATCTTCGGGAGGATAACACTCCGTACAGCTATTACAGAGAGTTATACTTGAAAAATGACGCCAGGTACGTCGTGTTTACTCCAATTATAGTGAAGTCCGAAGTAATAGGCTTAATGAGTATTACCTTGGAGCATAAACCCAAGGATGAATTGATTGAGCTTATAAGCTCATTGTCAAACAATATAGCTATAGCCATAGACAATGCCAGGGCTTACGAGTCTCTGAAGCATTCGTATCTAAAAACGGTACAAAGCCTTGTGTCAGTGGTTGAAGCCAAGGATGAGTATACTGAAAGCCATTCCATAAGAGTTGCAAAATATTCTTCCTTCATTGCATCCGAGATGGATTTTCCTAAGAGCTTTATTGAAGACATATGGGTAGCGGGAGTACTGCATGACATTGGGAAAATAGGTATAAGTGATTCGATATTGAATAAAAACGGCATGCTTACAGAAGAAGAATACAACATCATAAAGCAGCATCCGGATATTGCTTATAAGATTGTATCCAAAATAGGTCTCAAGGACGACATTCTAATGGCAATCAAGCACCACCATGAAAGATATGACGGGAAGGGTTATCCTGATATGATAGACGGAAACGAAATATCAATTATGGCTGCTATTATAAGTGTGGCAGATGCGTTTGATGCGATTACCTCCAACCGCCCCTACAGGAAATCCAGAAGTCTCATGCAGGGTGTAAGTGAAATTGGAACATATAGAGGTACCCAATTCAACCCGATAGTGGTACAGACTTTTGAGAAGATGTTCCTATTGAAACAGGCGATATTTGAAAAGATATATCACGATGAAGATATTGAATTTTTCTAA
- the dnaX gene encoding DNA polymerase III subunit gamma/tau, with translation MYTALYRKWRPQTFEDVRGQDQITVTLKNELKSSRISHAYLFCGTRGTGKTSTAKLLAKAVNCKAPEDFNPCNACESCISINEGNSIDVYEIDAASNRGIDDIRNLREAIKFTPTLGKYKVYIIDEVHMLTNEAFNALLKTLEEPPEYVLFILATTEPHKLPATILSRCQRFDFKRISTENIVEMLRTVCSAEGLEAEEDAVKLIARNSDGAMRDALSILDQCSVYGDKTITHDDVLEVLGIVNNEYLFRISEAVLKEEASGTIRAVDEIAAGGKDISQFIRDLLIHYRNLLMTKVVSKCEDVIDMSREGIEQLKKQSADYDKNNIIRCISILSELENEAKWSGNPRILLEVALVKMCKIGGDSSLEGMLTRISKLEEMLKKGSFTQAAKEVSYALSPAANPDAPAKREKAVPVKAKEEEALKSGVSDIIEKWPGFIKELKSRGKIKLRTYLAVAKPIKANSGLIVLSYEKEDSFSKEALETPANRLDVEEAASQFFGTPIKIKCILGGEEEQEEPDNIVKAAIELVGQDKVEVIEEE, from the coding sequence ATGTACACAGCTTTATATAGAAAGTGGAGGCCGCAAACGTTTGAGGATGTGCGTGGTCAGGACCAGATAACAGTTACATTGAAGAATGAGCTTAAAAGCAGCAGAATTTCCCATGCTTATCTTTTCTGCGGGACCAGGGGGACAGGCAAGACCAGTACAGCAAAGCTTCTGGCCAAGGCTGTCAACTGCAAAGCTCCTGAGGACTTCAACCCATGCAATGCATGCGAAAGCTGCATTAGCATAAACGAGGGGAACTCCATAGATGTGTATGAGATAGACGCTGCTTCCAACAGAGGAATAGATGACATAAGAAATTTAAGGGAAGCAATCAAATTTACACCAACTTTGGGTAAGTACAAGGTATATATAATAGATGAAGTTCACATGCTAACAAATGAAGCATTCAATGCACTTCTGAAGACCTTGGAGGAACCGCCGGAGTATGTGCTTTTCATATTGGCAACCACAGAGCCTCACAAGCTGCCAGCGACCATACTTTCCAGATGCCAAAGGTTTGATTTTAAAAGGATCAGCACCGAAAACATAGTTGAAATGCTGAGAACTGTCTGCAGTGCAGAGGGACTGGAAGCTGAGGAGGATGCTGTAAAGCTTATAGCAAGAAATTCTGATGGAGCAATGAGAGATGCTTTAAGCATCCTTGACCAATGTTCAGTTTATGGTGATAAGACTATTACCCATGACGACGTGCTTGAGGTTTTGGGAATAGTGAACAATGAGTATTTATTCAGAATCTCCGAGGCGGTACTGAAAGAAGAAGCCAGCGGCACTATAAGGGCAGTTGATGAAATAGCGGCTGGAGGGAAGGATATCAGTCAGTTTATCAGGGATTTGCTGATACACTACAGAAATCTTCTTATGACTAAGGTGGTATCCAAGTGCGAAGATGTAATAGATATGTCCAGGGAAGGAATTGAGCAGCTTAAGAAGCAGTCTGCGGATTATGATAAAAACAATATAATAAGGTGCATAAGCATATTATCCGAACTCGAAAATGAAGCCAAGTGGTCAGGCAACCCGAGAATTTTGCTTGAGGTCGCACTGGTCAAAATGTGCAAGATAGGCGGAGACAGCAGCTTGGAGGGCATGCTCACAAGGATATCCAAGTTGGAGGAGATGCTAAAGAAAGGCAGTTTCACACAGGCTGCAAAAGAAGTGTCTTATGCATTAAGTCCAGCAGCAAACCCGGATGCACCGGCTAAGAGGGAAAAGGCTGTTCCTGTAAAGGCAAAGGAAGAGGAGGCTTTGAAATCGGGCGTATCGGATATCATAGAGAAGTGGCCTGGTTTTATCAAGGAACTCAAAAGCCGTGGCAAAATCAAGCTGAGGACATATCTGGCTGTAGCAAAGCCGATTAAAGCGAATTCAGGTTTAATAGTATTATCCTATGAAAAGGAAGACAGTTTTTCAAAAGAGGCTCTTGAAACGCCTGCCAACAGGTTAGATGTAGAAGAAGCCGCGTCTCAGTTCTTTGGCACACCCATTAAGATAAAATGCATATTGGGGGGAGAAGAGGAACAAGAGGAGCCGGACAACATAGTAAAAGCAGCTATTGAACTTGTAGGTCAGGACAAAGTTGAAGTGATTGAAGAAGAATAG
- a CDS encoding YbaB/EbfC family nucleoid-associated protein, whose amino-acid sequence MGKGGFPGGMGGNMNNMMKQVQKMQKDMAKLQEEVEQRTVEASAGGGAVTVVASGKKEILSITIKPEVIDPDDVEMLQDLITAAVNEAIRQADEMLSREMGKITGGLNLPGGLF is encoded by the coding sequence ATGGGCAAAGGTGGATTCCCAGGAGGAATGGGCGGAAATATGAATAATATGATGAAACAGGTGCAGAAGATGCAGAAGGATATGGCAAAGCTTCAGGAGGAAGTGGAGCAGAGGACTGTTGAAGCAAGCGCCGGTGGAGGGGCTGTAACTGTAGTTGCTTCCGGGAAGAAAGAAATATTATCGATAACTATAAAGCCTGAAGTAATAGACCCGGACGATGTAGAAATGCTTCAGGACCTTATCACTGCTGCTGTCAACGAAGCTATAAGGCAGGCGGATGAGATGTTAAGCAGGGAAATGGGCAAGATAACCGGAGGACTCAATTTACCTGGAGGGTTGTTTTAA
- the recR gene encoding recombination mediator RecR encodes MSFYAAPIAKLIDELSKLPGVGNKTAQRLAFHILNMSLEDVEQLSSSIITAKRNIRYCKVCCNITDSDTCNICSNTKRDSSLICVVEDPKDVVAMERTREFKGLYHVLNGAISPMEGIGPEEIRIKELLRRVAENEIKEIIIATNPNIEGEATAMYISRLLKPVGIMVTRIAHGVPVGGDLEYADEVTLMKALEGRREI; translated from the coding sequence ATGAGCTTTTACGCAGCTCCTATTGCTAAACTTATAGATGAGCTTTCAAAGCTGCCGGGAGTGGGTAATAAAACAGCACAGAGATTGGCTTTCCATATACTCAACATGTCTTTGGAAGATGTAGAACAGCTTTCAAGCTCAATAATAACCGCAAAGAGAAATATTAGGTACTGTAAGGTCTGCTGCAACATTACGGACTCTGATACATGCAACATTTGCTCCAATACCAAAAGGGACAGCAGCCTCATATGTGTTGTGGAAGACCCCAAAGATGTTGTGGCAATGGAGAGAACAAGAGAGTTCAAAGGGTTATATCATGTGCTTAATGGAGCTATATCACCAATGGAAGGTATAGGACCGGAGGAAATCAGAATCAAGGAGCTTCTAAGAAGAGTGGCCGAAAATGAAATTAAGGAGATAATAATTGCTACTAATCCCAATATTGAGGGTGAAGCTACAGCAATGTATATTTCCAGGCTGCTAAAGCCTGTTGGGATTATGGTTACAAGGATAGCTCACGGTGTCCCGGTAGGCGGAGATTTGGAATATGCTGATGAAGTCACACTGATGAAGGCTCTTGAGGGCAGGAGAGAAATATAA
- a CDS encoding DUF2508 family protein, translating to MTTNLATEKSKKHKQLSDVIGYVLNNLQGIGEKDENQELLNIVSRARQEMLDAQNYFDNVTAPELVDHAIYKMEAAKSQYVYLLKLVKDKGLSASM from the coding sequence ATGACCACTAATCTGGCTACCGAAAAATCTAAGAAGCATAAGCAGTTAAGCGATGTGATAGGATATGTGCTTAATAACCTTCAGGGTATAGGGGAGAAGGATGAAAACCAAGAACTATTAAATATAGTCTCCAGGGCAAGGCAGGAAATGCTTGATGCACAGAATTACTTTGACAACGTAACTGCCCCCGAGCTCGTAGATCATGCAATATATAAGATGGAGGCAGCCAAATCCCAATATGTTTATCTGCTGAAACTTGTGAAGGATAAAGGATTGAGTGCAAGCATGTGA
- a CDS encoding pro-sigmaK processing inhibitor BofA family protein encodes MPQIDVFSILAIFLAIGAVYIIGVLLVLPIKIVVKLVINGIIGAVALFVINIFGGFIGLTIGINPITALIAGFLGIPGIILLLLLQYLL; translated from the coding sequence TTGCCGCAGATAGATGTGTTTTCAATACTGGCAATCTTTCTTGCCATAGGTGCTGTTTATATAATAGGGGTATTGCTGGTTCTGCCAATTAAAATAGTTGTCAAGCTTGTGATAAACGGTATTATAGGAGCTGTCGCACTCTTCGTAATCAATATTTTTGGCGGTTTTATAGGCCTCACCATAGGTATAAATCCGATTACAGCGTTGATTGCCGGATTCTTAGGAATCCCCGGAATAATATTGCTTCTATTACTTCAGTATCTCCTTTAA
- the nifJ gene encoding pyruvate:ferredoxin (flavodoxin) oxidoreductase produces MAKKMKTMDGNAAAAHVAYAFTDVAAIYPITPSSTMAENVDEWSAHGLKNIFGQQVKVVELQSEGGAAGAVHGSLAAGALTTTFTASQGLLLMIPNMYKIAGELLPGVFHVSARALASHALSIFGDHQDVMATRQTGFAMLATGSVQEAMDLGGIAHLAAIKSRVPFVHFFDGFRTSSEVQKVEVMDYADLEKLLDKDALNEFRNRALNPEHPVTRGTAQNPDIYFQAREACNRYYDAVPGIVADYMTEISKITGRDYKPFNYYGAPDAENIIVAMGSVTDVAEETIDYLMARGEKVGVVKVHLYRPFTEKYFFDVLPKTVKRIAVLDRTKEVGAIGEPLYLDIRSMFYDKENAPMIIGGRFGLGSKDTTPAQIKAVYDNLKSKNPKNGFTLGIVDDVTNLSLEVKENINTAPEGTIRCKFWGLGSDGTVGANKSAIKIIGDKTNLYAQGYFAYDSKKSGGVTISHLRFGKKAIKSPYLIDEADFIACHNQAYVHQYDVIKGLKDGGTFVLNCKWNKEELEENLPANIKKYIADHKIKFYTINATDIGVEIGLGNRINMIMQSAFFKLANVIPMEDAAKYLKEAIDKSYGKKGEKILQMNYKAVDAGAEALVKIDVPANWSGAKEEAAAAVDAPDFIKNVLIPMNRQEGDSLPVSIFADAADGTFPMGTSAYEKRGIAVFVPEWQKEKCIQCNQCSFVCPHAAIRPILVNEDESKKAPASFETTKMNGKGFEGLNYRIQVSPLDCTGCGNCADICLAKDKALVMKPLETQTEAEIPNWNYAMTVPVKDNLTSKATVKGSQFAQPYIQFSGACAGCGETPYIKVVTQLFGERMMIANATGCSSIWGASAPSTPYCKDANGRGPSWGNSLFEDNAEYGLGMAVGVKHMREKLTDLMTEALTVEMPQEYKDAYKTWLDGKDDADASKAATEKMLPLLDKANTLGGRAKEIAAEVAEKKDYLVKKSVWILGGDGWAYDIGYGGLDHVLASGENVNVLVFDTEVYSNTGGQSSKSTPIGAVAKFAASGKKVKKKDLGMIAATYGYVYVAQVGMGADKNQFLKAIQEAEKYDGPSLIIAYSPCINHGLKQGMGRTQANTAQAVDSGYWHLWRFNPELKNEGKNPFILDSKEPKTSFKDFLMDQVRYTSLIGANPEEAEQLFAKAEKEAKEKYENYKKMAQA; encoded by the coding sequence ATGGCTAAGAAAATGAAAACGATGGATGGAAATGCCGCAGCCGCACATGTCGCTTACGCGTTTACAGATGTAGCTGCAATTTACCCAATTACTCCATCATCCACTATGGCTGAAAATGTTGACGAATGGTCCGCACACGGACTGAAGAACATTTTTGGTCAGCAGGTAAAGGTTGTTGAGCTGCAGTCAGAAGGCGGAGCCGCCGGAGCAGTTCACGGATCACTGGCAGCAGGGGCATTAACCACAACATTTACAGCATCACAGGGTTTGCTTCTTATGATACCAAATATGTATAAGATTGCCGGAGAATTACTGCCGGGTGTATTCCATGTATCCGCCCGTGCATTGGCAAGCCATGCACTTTCAATATTTGGCGATCATCAGGACGTAATGGCTACAAGGCAGACAGGCTTTGCAATGCTGGCTACAGGTTCAGTACAGGAAGCAATGGACCTGGGCGGTATCGCTCACTTAGCAGCAATCAAATCAAGAGTACCATTCGTACATTTCTTTGATGGTTTCAGAACTTCCAGTGAAGTTCAGAAGGTAGAAGTAATGGACTATGCAGACCTGGAAAAGCTTCTTGACAAGGATGCATTGAATGAATTCAGAAACAGAGCCTTGAATCCAGAGCATCCGGTAACAAGAGGCACAGCGCAGAATCCTGACATATACTTCCAGGCAAGAGAGGCCTGCAACAGATACTATGATGCAGTACCGGGAATAGTAGCGGATTACATGACAGAAATAAGCAAAATTACAGGCAGAGACTACAAGCCATTTAATTATTATGGAGCACCAGATGCAGAGAATATAATAGTTGCAATGGGTTCTGTAACAGATGTTGCAGAAGAGACCATAGACTATCTGATGGCAAGAGGCGAAAAAGTAGGTGTTGTAAAGGTACATCTTTACAGACCATTCACAGAAAAATATTTCTTTGATGTATTACCAAAGACAGTAAAGAGAATAGCTGTTCTTGACAGGACAAAAGAAGTCGGAGCAATTGGCGAGCCATTGTATCTTGATATTCGCTCAATGTTCTACGACAAGGAAAATGCTCCAATGATCATAGGGGGAAGATTCGGACTTGGTTCCAAGGATACAACACCGGCACAGATCAAAGCAGTTTATGACAATCTGAAGTCCAAGAATCCTAAGAACGGATTCACACTTGGTATAGTTGATGACGTTACAAATCTTTCTTTAGAAGTAAAGGAAAATATCAATACAGCTCCAGAAGGAACTATCAGATGTAAATTCTGGGGTCTTGGATCCGACGGTACTGTTGGAGCCAACAAGAGCGCAATAAAGATCATAGGTGACAAGACCAATCTATATGCTCAGGGTTATTTTGCATATGACTCCAAGAAGTCAGGCGGAGTAACGATCTCACATCTTAGATTCGGAAAGAAAGCTATAAAATCACCATATCTTATAGATGAAGCTGATTTCATAGCATGCCACAACCAGGCATATGTTCACCAGTATGATGTAATAAAAGGCCTCAAAGACGGTGGTACCTTCGTATTGAATTGCAAATGGAACAAAGAAGAACTTGAAGAGAATCTGCCTGCAAACATAAAGAAGTATATAGCAGATCACAAGATTAAATTCTATACGATCAATGCTACAGATATAGGTGTGGAAATAGGTCTTGGTAACAGGATCAACATGATAATGCAGTCTGCGTTCTTCAAGCTTGCCAATGTTATTCCGATGGAAGATGCAGCTAAGTATCTGAAGGAAGCAATAGACAAGTCCTATGGCAAAAAAGGTGAAAAGATCCTCCAGATGAACTACAAAGCTGTTGATGCAGGAGCAGAGGCTCTTGTAAAGATAGATGTTCCGGCAAACTGGAGCGGAGCAAAGGAAGAAGCTGCAGCAGCAGTAGATGCTCCTGATTTCATAAAGAACGTGCTTATACCTATGAACAGACAGGAAGGGGATTCACTCCCTGTAAGTATATTTGCAGATGCAGCAGATGGTACCTTCCCGATGGGCACATCAGCTTACGAAAAGAGAGGTATAGCTGTATTTGTTCCTGAATGGCAGAAGGAAAAGTGCATACAGTGCAACCAGTGCTCCTTTGTATGTCCACATGCAGCTATCAGGCCTATACTGGTGAATGAGGATGAGTCTAAGAAGGCTCCTGCAAGCTTTGAGACAACAAAGATGAATGGTAAAGGCTTCGAGGGGCTTAATTACAGGATACAGGTTAGCCCATTGGATTGTACAGGATGCGGAAACTGCGCAGACATATGTCTTGCAAAGGATAAGGCACTTGTTATGAAACCTCTTGAGACTCAGACAGAAGCAGAAATTCCTAACTGGAATTATGCAATGACAGTACCGGTTAAGGATAATCTTACATCAAAGGCAACAGTTAAGGGCAGCCAGTTTGCACAGCCGTACATTCAGTTCTCAGGCGCATGCGCAGGCTGCGGCGAAACTCCATATATAAAGGTTGTTACACAGCTCTTTGGTGAAAGAATGATGATAGCAAATGCAACAGGCTGTTCATCAATATGGGGAGCTTCGGCACCTTCTACTCCATACTGCAAGGATGCCAATGGCAGAGGTCCTTCATGGGGCAATTCACTCTTTGAAGATAATGCAGAATATGGCTTGGGTATGGCAGTCGGTGTAAAACATATGAGAGAAAAGCTTACTGATCTCATGACAGAAGCTTTGACAGTTGAAATGCCTCAGGAATACAAGGACGCATACAAAACATGGCTTGATGGCAAAGACGATGCAGACGCAAGCAAGGCAGCAACAGAAAAGATGCTTCCTCTTCTTGACAAAGCAAACACTCTTGGAGGAAGAGCCAAAGAGATAGCTGCTGAAGTAGCAGAGAAGAAAGATTATCTGGTAAAGAAATCCGTATGGATCCTCGGTGGAGACGGATGGGCTTATGATATAGGCTACGGCGGACTTGACCATGTGCTTGCATCAGGAGAAAACGTAAACGTACTCGTATTCGATACAGAAGTTTACTCCAACACAGGCGGACAGTCCTCCAAGTCAACACCTATCGGTGCAGTTGCAAAGTTTGCAGCATCAGGCAAGAAGGTCAAGAAGAAAGATCTTGGCATGATAGCAGCAACCTATGGATATGTATATGTTGCACAGGTAGGTATGGGGGCAGACAAGAACCAGTTCTTGAAGGCTATACAGGAAGCTGAGAAGTATGATGGACCATCCCTCATAATTGCTTATTCTCCATGTATCAACCATGGACTCAAGCAGGGCATGGGAAGAACACAGGCCAACACAGCCCAGGCGGTAGATTCCGGATACTGGCACTTGTGGAGATTCAACCCTGAACTCAAGAATGAAGGAAAGAATCCTTTCATACTTGATTCCAAGGAGCCGAAGACAAGCTTTAAAGACTTCCTGATGGATCAGGTAAGGTATACATCCCTGATCGGTGCTAACCCGGAAGAAGCAGAACAGCTCTTCGCAAAGGCAGAGAAGGAAGCAAAAGAAAAATACGAGAACTACAAAAAGATGGCACAAGCTTAA